A stretch of Nitrospira sp. DNA encodes these proteins:
- a CDS encoding tetratricopeptide repeat protein, with the protein MDIDAFRQMVAKNPNGFLGRYGLGNKIIQEGGNLEEAVEHLRVAVQLDPVHVASHLALARALIGLGRPEEAKPVLKGGIDASTSGRANGGRDLVPEMQMMLQGLR; encoded by the coding sequence ATGGACATCGACGCATTTCGCCAGATGGTCGCCAAGAACCCCAACGGATTTCTCGGCCGGTATGGCCTGGGCAATAAAATCATTCAGGAAGGTGGAAACCTCGAAGAGGCCGTGGAGCATCTGCGCGTCGCCGTGCAGCTCGACCCTGTCCATGTGGCCTCGCATTTGGCGCTGGCCCGGGCTCTCATCGGCCTGGGACGGCCCGAAGAGGCCAAGCCAGTGCTGAAAGGCGGGATCGACGCCTCCACATCCGGACGCGCCAACGGTGGCCGCGACCTGGTGCCGGAGATGCAGATGATGCTCCAAGGCTTGCGCTAA
- a CDS encoding acyloxyacyl hydrolase produces MVLLRIARLTFMVAAIATAAQATEWTAPQITVGTQEIGLSAGYLLPHRLTVDHTTKQQGVAFMPSWMMTVTDPVGDSWYRGQVSLGAEVVYIQFREPFLTHGMGFTPKIKYTVVAHDRIRPYAEFAGGPFWTDLAGKIPEESSRFNFILTAGFGCSYFITQQMSLNVGYRFHHISNAGTRYPNLGLNSSLPFGGFSFYF; encoded by the coding sequence ATGGTGCTCCTTCGTATCGCGCGTTTGACTTTCATGGTTGCGGCAATAGCCACTGCTGCACAGGCCACAGAATGGACGGCTCCCCAGATCACCGTGGGCACGCAGGAGATCGGCCTCTCCGCCGGCTATCTGCTCCCCCATCGGCTGACCGTCGACCATACGACCAAACAACAAGGCGTCGCCTTCATGCCCTCCTGGATGATGACGGTAACAGACCCCGTCGGCGACAGCTGGTATCGCGGCCAGGTCTCGTTGGGCGCCGAGGTCGTGTACATCCAGTTCCGGGAACCGTTCTTGACCCACGGCATGGGCTTTACGCCGAAAATCAAATACACCGTCGTGGCTCATGACCGCATTCGGCCCTATGCGGAATTCGCCGGAGGCCCGTTCTGGACCGATCTGGCGGGGAAGATTCCCGAAGAGTCCTCCCGATTCAATTTCATCCTGACGGCGGGATTCGGCTGCTCGTATTTCATCACCCAACAGATGTCATTGAATGTCGGCTATCGCTTTCACCACATTTCCAATGCCGGCACGCGGTATCCGAATCTGGGCTTGAACTCCAGTTTACCGTTCGGCGGATTTTCGTTTTACTTCTGA
- a CDS encoding sigma-70 family RNA polymerase sigma factor, whose translation MDTPSQQAASTIDPALLARVVKGDVQAFSQLYDQSSALLYSLALRMLGNKEDAAELLQDVYLEVWRKVSRYDVGRGTPLAWLVTLTRSRAVDRLRARSARGPQSMGAPLDGASHVPDRGPTPFEAQADQEVRTLVMGALAALPPAQQEALELAYYEGLSHVEIAAKLNQPLGTVKTRIKLGMTKLRESLRHCWEQGEHL comes from the coding sequence ATGGACACACCGTCACAGCAGGCCGCATCCACCATTGACCCAGCGCTTCTTGCCCGAGTGGTCAAGGGAGACGTGCAGGCATTTAGCCAGCTCTACGATCAATCGAGCGCGCTCTTGTACAGCCTGGCGCTCCGCATGCTCGGCAATAAAGAGGATGCCGCCGAACTCCTGCAAGACGTCTATCTCGAAGTCTGGCGCAAGGTGTCCCGGTATGATGTCGGACGCGGCACCCCGCTCGCCTGGCTGGTCACCTTAACCAGAAGCCGGGCGGTGGATCGCCTCCGCGCCCGCAGTGCGCGAGGTCCGCAGTCCATGGGCGCGCCGCTCGATGGCGCCAGCCACGTCCCGGATCGCGGCCCCACGCCCTTTGAGGCGCAGGCGGATCAGGAGGTCCGCACGCTGGTGATGGGCGCGCTGGCAGCGCTCCCACCCGCGCAGCAAGAGGCGCTTGAATTGGCTTACTATGAGGGCTTATCGCACGTGGAAATCGCCGCCAAGCTCAATCAGCCGCTCGGCACGGTCAAGACCCGCATTAAACTGGGCATGACCAAACTCCGGGAGTCCTTGCGCCATTGCTGGGAACAGGGTGAGCACCTATGA
- a CDS encoding tetratricopeptide repeat protein has translation MSDNDKHRARIFLHRGQLAQAKAAYEQAVADDRLSGNHTELSSSLGNLGNVCALSGDLERAETCYREVLAIQRTEQNQHAIAHTLVNLGNLHIGAGRPEKARPYYLEALDLLTPLNDHRALGILYHNLGMEEARQAHWDEAAAHFAHALDCHRIVGNEEGLAVTYSQLGKAYLDSGALRKAEACFNNASEHFIKLGHSAGEAAALRLLAAIYVRERNSVSALRCLERVVSLDRHHQLPELAQDTALLTELRQHLPH, from the coding sequence ATGAGCGACAACGATAAGCACCGCGCCCGCATTTTCCTGCATCGAGGCCAACTGGCCCAGGCCAAAGCCGCTTACGAACAGGCCGTCGCAGACGACCGGCTGTCCGGCAACCACACCGAGCTGTCCTCCTCACTAGGCAATCTCGGCAATGTCTGCGCGCTCTCGGGCGATCTTGAACGGGCCGAAACCTGCTACCGGGAGGTGCTGGCCATTCAACGCACCGAACAGAATCAACATGCCATCGCCCACACGCTGGTGAACCTCGGCAACCTCCACATCGGCGCAGGCCGGCCGGAGAAAGCCCGCCCCTACTATCTCGAAGCGCTCGATCTGCTCACCCCTCTGAATGACCATCGCGCACTGGGGATCCTGTATCACAATCTGGGCATGGAAGAAGCCCGGCAAGCCCATTGGGATGAGGCGGCGGCGCACTTTGCCCACGCGCTGGATTGCCACCGCATCGTCGGCAACGAAGAGGGCCTGGCTGTCACCTACAGCCAGCTCGGCAAGGCGTATCTTGACTCCGGGGCCCTCCGCAAAGCCGAAGCCTGTTTCAACAACGCCTCCGAGCACTTCATCAAGCTCGGCCATTCCGCCGGCGAAGCGGCGGCATTGCGGTTATTGGCCGCCATCTACGTGCGCGAACGAAACTCCGTCTCGGCCCTCCGCTGCCTTGAGCGCGTGGTCTCCCTCGACCGTCACCATCAGCTTCCCGAACTGGCCCAGGATACCGCCCTCCTGACGGAACTCCGGCAGCATCTCCCACATTAA
- a CDS encoding anti-sigma factor, producing the protein MTHEELEEAVPLYAAGALERPERQALETHLLSGCVSCHTALKEYQAVAAVLPFGLQSTPPPRTLKAKIMAARTAPLMEDAATEKQTSRPSLEPGEWMNHLFPPESSASSWSLRWGLGLAVLGMLATSVYFAWNSYTAMTDGSAKLQALQTASQEQAAKLALIQQQLREREQTIDRLKSERAQQRTETTELKEQLTQREAELEDLRVQLVTRTHMPQAAHAPETELAALLRQSHVQAISLSGSDKAKGAAGFLLYDARTQKLWLYSHNLPKCPKGMNYQIWAIQDKPVSMGTFHNHGGETAHRLITRQPNLSTVKQFTISLEPLGERSAPTGPIYLTSQS; encoded by the coding sequence ATGACACACGAAGAACTTGAGGAAGCCGTTCCGCTCTATGCCGCCGGGGCCCTGGAGCGTCCGGAACGCCAGGCGCTCGAAACGCATCTTCTCTCAGGCTGCGTATCCTGCCACACCGCGCTCAAGGAATATCAGGCCGTCGCTGCCGTACTCCCCTTTGGGTTGCAGAGCACACCGCCCCCCCGCACGCTGAAAGCCAAAATCATGGCCGCCCGCACCGCCCCCCTGATGGAGGACGCCGCAACCGAGAAACAGACCTCCAGACCGAGCCTTGAGCCGGGCGAATGGATGAACCATCTCTTTCCACCGGAATCCTCCGCTTCTTCATGGTCTCTGCGATGGGGACTCGGATTGGCAGTGCTCGGCATGTTGGCCACCAGCGTCTATTTCGCCTGGAACTCCTATACCGCCATGACGGACGGCTCCGCCAAGCTCCAGGCCCTGCAAACCGCCTCACAGGAGCAGGCCGCAAAACTGGCCTTGATCCAACAACAACTGCGGGAGCGTGAACAGACCATCGACCGCCTGAAATCCGAGAGGGCCCAGCAGCGCACGGAAACCACAGAATTAAAAGAGCAATTGACCCAGCGGGAGGCTGAGCTCGAAGATCTGCGGGTCCAATTGGTCACTCGCACCCACATGCCCCAGGCTGCCCACGCACCGGAAACCGAACTGGCGGCCTTGCTTCGCCAAAGCCACGTGCAGGCCATCTCTCTGAGCGGATCGGACAAAGCCAAAGGCGCGGCAGGCTTTCTCCTCTACGATGCCCGCACACAAAAGCTGTGGCTCTACTCCCACAATCTGCCCAAATGTCCGAAAGGCATGAATTACCAGATCTGGGCCATTCAGGATAAGCCGGTCAGCATGGGCACCTTTCACAACCATGGCGGCGAAACCGCGCATCGTCTTATTACTCGCCAGCCAAACCTTTCCACGGTCAAACAGTTCACCATCAGCCTCGAACCATTGGGAGAGCGATCAGCCCCAACAGGCCCGATCTATCTCACCAGCCAGTCGTAA